One genomic segment of Vagococcus intermedius includes these proteins:
- a CDS encoding methylated-DNA--[protein]-cysteine S-methyltransferase — MSLYYDCLLIEECELVVLISEQGLRYLGVGMPEMTKVNPKREQVKLNQQKVAPYILQIRRYLIGELRQFELPLDISLVGTEFQQRVWQALRRIPYGCHLTYEEIAIMINRPKSIRAVGTAIGKNPVLLQIPCHRVIRKDGTLGGYSGGLNLKKRVLDLEEISYKDI, encoded by the coding sequence TTGAGTTTATATTATGATTGTCTACTCATAGAGGAGTGCGAATTGGTTGTCTTAATCAGTGAGCAGGGGCTACGTTATTTAGGAGTCGGAATGCCAGAGATGACCAAGGTCAATCCAAAGAGAGAGCAAGTGAAATTAAATCAGCAAAAAGTCGCCCCTTATATACTTCAAATAAGAAGATATTTAATCGGAGAGTTGAGACAATTTGAGTTGCCCTTAGATATCAGTTTAGTCGGAACTGAGTTTCAACAACGTGTTTGGCAAGCCTTACGACGTATCCCTTACGGCTGTCATTTGACCTATGAAGAAATTGCTATTATGATTAATCGCCCTAAGTCTATTAGAGCAGTTGGAACTGCGATTGGTAAAAATCCAGTTTTATTACAAATTCCATGTCACCGTGTTATTCGTAAGGATGGAACGCTAGGTGGGTATTCTGGTGGGCTAAATTTGAAAAAGAGAGTATTAGATTTAGAAGAAATTAGCTATAAAGACATATAG
- the yycF gene encoding response regulator YycF — MKKILVVDDEKPISDIVKFNLTKEGYEVFTAYDGEEALESVKEVEPDLILLDLMLPKIDGLEVCREVRKNYDMPIIMVTAKDSEIDKVLGLELGADDYVTKPFSNRELVARVKANLRRHGQTSSKAVEEEEEVNELEVGALTIHPDAYIVSKRGEKIELTHREFELLHYLAKHLGQVMTREHLLQTVWGYDYFGDVRTVDVTVRRLREKIEDNPSHPIWLVTRRGVGYYLRNPEQD, encoded by the coding sequence ATGAAAAAGATATTAGTAGTAGATGATGAAAAACCGATTTCGGATATTGTTAAGTTCAATTTAACTAAAGAAGGATATGAGGTCTTTACCGCTTATGACGGTGAGGAGGCGCTTGAATCTGTTAAGGAAGTTGAACCAGATTTGATTTTGTTAGATCTGATGTTACCAAAGATTGATGGGTTAGAAGTTTGCCGCGAAGTTCGTAAAAACTATGATATGCCAATCATCATGGTAACGGCAAAAGATTCTGAAATAGACAAAGTATTAGGATTAGAGTTAGGGGCAGATGATTATGTCACTAAGCCATTTTCTAATCGTGAACTAGTCGCACGTGTTAAAGCCAACTTACGTCGCCATGGTCAAACCAGTTCAAAGGCAGTTGAAGAAGAAGAAGAAGTAAATGAGTTGGAGGTGGGCGCTTTAACCATCCATCCAGACGCTTATATTGTATCAAAACGTGGGGAAAAAATAGAATTGACCCATCGTGAATTTGAGTTATTACACTACTTAGCCAAACATCTTGGTCAAGTGATGACACGTGAGCATTTATTGCAAACAGTGTGGGGTTATGATTATTTTGGCGACGTTAGAACAGTTGATGTGACAGTTCGTCGCCTACGTGAAAAAATTGAGGATAATCCGAGTCATCCAATATGGCTTGTGACGCGTCGTGGTGTTGGTTACTACTTACGAAATCCCGAACAAGATTAG